TGCAGGTGGGCAACGGCAGCAAGGCCTGCGACACCACCGGCACCGCGACCGACTCCGGCTACCCCGAGGCGGACTTCTCCCTGGACGTGGCCCGCCGGGTCCGGGCGATCCTCCAGGCCGAGGGCGCCGAGGTGGTCCTCACCCAGGACGGCAACCTGCCCTGGGGCCCCTGCGTCACCACCCGGGCGGCGATCGGTAACCAGGCGCACTCCGACGCTGCGATCTCGATCCACGGGGACGGCGCCGGGCCGACCGACATCGGCTTCCACGTCATCCTTCCGGCGTCGGTGGTGGGCGGCGGCGCCGACACCGCGCCGATCACCGGCCCCTCGCGCACCCTCGGGCTCGACGTGCGCTCCGCCTTCCACAGCGCCACCGGGGAGCCCTTCGCCAACTACGTCAACGGCGGCACCGGGCTGGACGTCCGGAGCGACCTCGGCGGACTCAACCTGTCGACCGTCCCGAAGGTGTTCATCGAATGCGGCAACATGCGCAATGCCACTGACGCGCAGCGGATGACCGATGCCGCCTGGCGACAGCTCGCGGCCAAGGGGATCGCGGCCGGGCTCACAGCGTTCCTGATCCAGCAGAGTTGACGACCGAACACCAACCACGTGCCATCAGTACCGCACGCCCCAGTACGCTATGGGCGGTCTTACCATCATCACTCATGAGAGGGTCTGGACTCGGTGAACCTCCGAACCGTCACCAGGGGGGACGCCGCGCTCGCGTTTGCGGCCCTCCTGCTTCTGATCGCCTCGTTCCTCCCGTTCTACTCGGTGGACATCTCCTACGGCGCGTTCGGCGGTAGCGACAGCTACTCGCAGAACGCCTGGACGCTGACCCGGATGCCGCTGCTGCCGGCGGTGTTCTTCCTCGGGATCATCGGGGTGGCGCTGGTCCTGGGGTCGAAGCTGCTGCCCGCCGATCCCCGGCCGGCCGGCATCCAACTGAGCCACTGGGGGGCGGTGCTGACCGTCGCGGCGTTCTGGTCCGCGCTGTGGTCGCTGCTGAGCGCGCAGGGCGGGCTGAGCCTCGGCATCGGCGCCTACCTGGGCTTCATCGCCGACCTGCTGGCCGCAGGCCTGGTCCTGGCCGGACCCCGGGTGCCCGCGCTGGCACTGCCGCTGACGTCCGCCACGCCGGGGCAGACCCCGCCGACCGGCTACCCGCAGGGCCAGCAGGGCGGTCACCACTTCGGCCAGCCGGTGCAGCAGGCCCAGCCCGGCCAGCCGTTCAGCGGCCCGCAGACGGGTCAGACCGGCGGCTACGGCTACCCGGACCCCAATGCCCCGCAGCCCGCGCAGGGCGGCTACGGCTACCCGCAGCAGGGCGGGGAGACCGGCCGACCCTTCGGCGCCCCGGCCCAGGAGGCCGCTCCGGCCCCCGCTCCGGCGCCGGCCCCCGCACCGACGCCGACCCCGCAGGATGCACCGCCGCAGCAGGACCACGCCACGGCGATGCTGACGCCGGTGGTCAAGCCCGAAGCGGCCGA
The Streptacidiphilus albus JL83 genome window above contains:
- a CDS encoding N-acetylmuramoyl-L-alanine amidase; its protein translation is MPSDRDRSGDHDRPAGRGEQDRGFRATTLVVVLAALIPLSFAGWLGWQAVAKGKEATGATAGRTAAVSAPAAAPSSASASMSASASAPASASASAAQAAAALPLAGKVVTIDPGHNPTNYLHPQQINALVQVGNGSKACDTTGTATDSGYPEADFSLDVARRVRAILQAEGAEVVLTQDGNLPWGPCVTTRAAIGNQAHSDAAISIHGDGAGPTDIGFHVILPASVVGGGADTAPITGPSRTLGLDVRSAFHSATGEPFANYVNGGTGLDVRSDLGGLNLSTVPKVFIECGNMRNATDAQRMTDAAWRQLAAKGIAAGLTAFLIQQS